TGGTCCAACTGTCATCCATTCGTTCATGCAGGCTGGTGGACTCAGTAATGACCACTTGATCACCTGTCCAAGGCACCTTCAGTGCATAGTCTTGACATCTCAACCTCCTCGTACTGTAGCCCCACCTTCGCAGAAGAAGTTAATTACAACATGATTAACATATTATGTGGCATCTAgttttaccataaattaagaagcaaatatagttaattattttgaGCATCTTACTACAGAAATAAACTAGGTGATGCTTTGTAATGTTGTAATATAGTGCTTGCTATGTAGAGAGACTCTGTGGGAGCTTTCAGTGATGGAGCCAAGATAGAATGGaatgatgaaatgaaaagttAAAGGAGTATAGGAAGTGGGGGCATATGGGCACGCGATAGCATGTGCAGGTTGGCAGGCAATGACATATGCACGGTTTCAACTCCCAATGCCTTTGTGACCACCACACCCTTCTCCATTACGAGCTTCCTTTAAACGGGCCATGAGAGGTTAATCATTGCAGAGCTCTTGGGCTAGACCTCAAAAATATTCTCTCCCTGGCTACGTACTGTGTGGATTGGATGAATTGCTGTATCTGCAGCTTTCCTGAGGATAGAGATTCTATTCTTCAGGAGATACAAGACTTTGATCCTTCCAATCCAGGTAGTGACTTGTTGGCATTGCACCTCATTTCCTAACAAATTAGCCCGGATACATTTGTATTGGCCAGCTTTTAATTCTAACTTGTAAGGGATACCAGGTTCATGTAATATCATGGATTAAATGTACTGCTTGAGTGCAATTTTTGCTAGTTGCTGTTCTGTGACTTTTGCCTTACAAAATAtgttaaacattattatcatgTGTCTCCATTAGCAGCTCATTATATATAAAGATGTTTTATATAGAATGACTCCCAAGTTAATCATATGCTCTTCCTCTTCCACGAGCTCTCATCTTCTAAGCTGTTTACTTTTTTTCGTATACTTTTGCGCAGCAAAGTAGCAGGAATACATGTATGGTGATTGATGACAGTTAATTCGTGGTTTTAACTTCATGTAAAGTGGGCATATATTGGAGGGGAATCCAAGGCACTAGCTTGTATTGAGGGACATCTAGCTAGCTGTGATGACCTACCTCCCACCCAAATGCCCTTGTTGTGCTAGCACTACTATACAGGATTCCCCTTTATTCACTGCGAGATCATTCAAGAACTCCTTTTGGTTTTTGGTGGGATCAAGCGCATGAGAATgcgtcttttcttttctttttttcaaaagaaaagctCGAATCTAGTGCTTTTGGGGTTACAAGTACATGATTGTCAGTTGAGCTATAAGTTTATTGGCATCATAAGAACGTGTATGCACATGTTCATCTTCAAAGGGCATTGCCATAAGCATTTAATTGCATTTCTTAGATGCTTCACAAGAACATAGGCATGAGCTACTTCGTCATTAAAACCTCCCTGCAACatatcatcattcaacttctaagTTCTAGGTTAACCCCTTCAGTCTAGGCCACTGGTCATCTCTGGAAGAAAATACCATGGGCTAGTGCAAGTAAGAGCTTGGGGCCCTTTCAAAGTCTCAGCAGATTGTTGAacgaaaagaaatttaaaataaaagcctTCAGCAATTGGTTGAAAACTGAGGCTAGAGTAGGCTGTCGTGATCCAATGAACTCAGGCCTGGGAATTTAAAGTCCATGCATTGCAATTTTATGGGCTTGTCAATTTCCACTCCAGGCCACCACAGCATCCATTAACAGAACTCGAAAAACAAAATGGCAAGTCCCTCTTATTAGGGCTGGAGATATGATCGGACTCTTCGACttgtttctttctatttttaataataaaaggcTCATCTTTATTAAGTTAAATCAACAGAGAGCATAGACAGTATACAGCTTGGAGCTACATCCAGCCACTTCCCATTCACTTCCAAGTACCAAACGTCTTGATAGGTAATTAACTAGACAGATGGCTTGTGGTTTGCGTTATGCTGCATGCTGggatagtttttaaaaaaaaaatgtaaaagaaaagattctATATGGaacttgagattttaaaaaaatcagataaaCGAGTCATTAAGTTGACCAGGTTTAATAACTGGTCTAATCTAATAATacttaaaataaacaatgagagcaaataaattgagttaataaaaaattaacatttaaaatataaaaaaaatgataataaaaaaaaacttatattaactTCGAATCAAcccatcaaattaataaatattaaaagagatATGCCATTTAAATGATGCGAACAATCTTTACACGCTGGTGCGTCCTTATCaagtattaataacttttttatatatataaatatcaaaacactCCTGCCCcacatgaaattttaaaaaaaattacagtttaaaaGACGCTGACACCACTAAAGAAAAGggcatttgttttaaaatttaaggttattttagtaattttactgtgctaacaaagaaaaaaccaaaaaaacccctctcccaaaacaaaccaaaattctACTTCCAAACTATTGAGAACTTTACACTGTGCAATAAAGAAAGTAAAAGATATGCATACCCCTCGCAAATTCTACCGTACCAAATTTATCCCGTATAAAAGTGTAAAAACACCCCTAAAACCAGCTTCTGTATTTCTCTTTTTGAAGGATAATTTAGTAATTTTCCTGTGAGAACCTACGGTAAATTGTAAGAGGGGCTACAGTAAAAGGTGAgctcttttagtattttttttatatatgtagtATGTACGGTATGATGGTATCTTCGTTGGATGAGATAATATTTGTAACGGTCCTAACTAGTATCCTAATTAAATCCACAGGTCACAGCTGCTATGCCATGATCGTTTCAGTTGGATTTCTGTTGTCCTAGCTAGAAATATATGTACTCGTCGAAACTCCCAGCCTCACTTGGATCAATCCCCAGGTGCACCCTCgtctcataatatatatatattaaggccGGCATTAATTGCATGcataatatatgttaatgatgaTAAGGTAGCTGTGCTGGGATGTCCTAATCCCGGGTTAACGGTGCTGTCGGCCACACCTGGGTTATTTAAATAACGTCTTAATTACCGTGTTCCgattttctaataacaaatttCCAATGCATAGTTTTtctcaatattgttttttttaagtttcactCTTTGTATTAACAGTAAAGCTACATAATAGAACCCAAATGTTTTTAGTAACATAGATAATCTGATCACGACCACGAAAATCCTTTAATAAAAAGTCGTCCTTTTCAGAAACACGAGTAGTGAtcgaaaacaaaattaaggttACAAGTAAACACCATATGGTCTCGGGTTGAGTCAAGCAGCATCTGACAAAGGTGCCGACcgatcaataaaatattagagCTCCCTTGCAGGCAAAGCGTCCCTTCCCGATGCTTATTGCATGCCcagccatatatatatacatatatatattgggGAACAATTTGCAGTGATTGATGTATTTTACTTAACCAGATAAatcattaagaaattaaaaaggtCTTGTCACatcttattttgaaatatttttttatcacaatagTTAGAAATCTTCGTGTTAGTTACTTGTTTAGCCAGCTTTTAAACGGATCAtccattattatcattatttttcgaGAAATCAAATCCTAGGTAATGATTTATGTAATCCAAGATCAATGATCAATGTTTACCTCTAGGAACAGGTAATAATGCGCTAAAAAAACCATAGTTGCTTGATGTAAAGCTTGAATTTCAAGttttaacttgaattaatttttaaaaaaaaattaaaatgatattattttagtaaaaataaaatttaatgggTTATAATAGATCTTGTTAAATTaccttaggttttttttatatatatttttaaattagtttaattttaacctTGAATTGGTCGGTCCCGAGTTGACCCAGTTTAAAAACTAGGAAGAAAACAGTGACAACCATAAAATCTTTGTTAAAGAGAATTAAGGGACGATAAATGGAGAATTACCTAGGAAGAGAATCCCAGCAAATAAACGactctatatatataactagAACTGTTTGGTGATGCGGGGTCCAACTCACCAAATAAAAGACACGCGTCCATTACTCTTTTGCGCCTTGTACAGATTGCCTTCCTCTGCAAAtccttttcataaaattaattgtttaagaATTCCCGCAATTACAGGAATTATCAGGTCCAGAACCCTCCCGACTAGTCGTTAACTGAGTAAAGGCTACCGATGACCTTTTGAGTGTGAGAGCTGTATTGGTCCACGTGTCAAGATGAGCTAGGTGCCTAGTTGATGACGAGGATTTAGTTTTTCTGGTTATTAAAACGGCGAATATTGTGGTCCCATCTAAGGCCTGTGTCCTGTATGGGGGAGGACAGCGTCTATGACAGACGAAGCACACCATTAAAGAGAAGACTCCGTCTGTCTCCAATCCGCTTCCCTCTTTGTTTGCTTTTATTATGTTAAAGGTATGATTCTCATTTGACTCTTGCATGCTCCCCTAATCATAATATTCCTTGTTAGGTTCACTTCTTTTGCCTTCTCTTTTTATTGCCAAATTCATGCTTGGAATTATGCTTTGTGTTTTCTGCACTTGAACTTGGTATATCACAttgtcatttttcttatttgttggCTTATAAGccttttatatgtatatatatattctagatTTAGTTACACGTTGATTTCAAATGAACATAAGTCTAGTAAATTGCTCTATCATGAGCTTAACATGATATCAAGCCCAAGTAAATATGTATCTGCTGAGCATTATAAACTCTATATTGGACCAcgagattttattttgtttatttttttattttttttaatatgaaatgttAATGTCAATAATGATCATCTCTTTACACCGCtagttgtataaaaatattctagtgatttgttatatttccatcaatattaatattgtataagagatatttattatttattaatattacatgaaaaaataatattttaatcccTTCATTAAAACAACATAACAAGGTTCAAGAGTTATATATGTGTACACCTCTTTAACCACTAAGTTAAAGAGttcataatttcatttttctaagTATTCAtactttaattttcaaaatatttatcgTGTGAAAAACAAGAGCAAACATTTATATTCTTAGAATTTAAAACTCATTCTCTTATTTATTACAGTCACCTACTAAAAATTATCGAATTATTATCATAGTATCCTAAACACCACAAAAAAGAACTATTTAGAGGTGTTAGGTCTTTTATCACTAACTATCTATTTCATGAGctctaaaagaaaatattgatataaacaTATGATTACCCCTGTCTAATCCCTCATAAACCACAATTCCGTGTATATTGAAAATttgtctctccttttttttattattaatataagtgtccgaactagtttatatatatatatatatcaattaattttatggatcttaaagttaatgattatataaatctttaatgattctgagatttataaaacttgaaccgatgatttctataaaataaagCTAGGTTCTCCCACTTTTTAAGTTGATTGGAagatgttaaataattataGAAAGATGCATTGAAACTTGTTTGTGAATGGGAAGTCATGGCAACTGAAATTTAAAGCTGAATACGAGGATCCCTATGGCCACGATTAAAATAACTATAGAATTATAAACGATTGCCAGAGACAAGGGGCAGGAAATCTAAGAGACATCTCTTCCATGCGACCCTGGCAACGCGCTTTGACCTGAGTTTTGGATTTTAGCCGTTTTCTTTACAAGCTCGACGTTTACAAGGTAGACTTTACATGTAACAACGCTACGTAGCgagcctccttttttttttttaattttttttaagtggattaaatttaaaaattaataataataactctataaaaaatatttttaaaaaaaaaatataatttaattcttagctcatcaaattcaaactaataaaataaaaaatgataaaaaaactcaGGTCGAGTTAATCCAAATTAGTCTGATGGACTTGTAACTTAAAGAATAAAAGTGGACTAATTTTAGTTAATCTTACCAAACTTGCAATTCAggttatgagatcgagataattagataaataaaaaaacataaacaatcacAAAGTTGAAAAAgtgtttgttatatatatatatatatatatatatatatattaaaaaaaaatttattttttactgaaAGGAggtgttattgaaaaaaaaaattgaaactaaagaccaaaaaacaatcaaaagaaatgatcaaatttaaaatttaaaataaaaacaaattttttgattgaatggtggaattaaaagaaaaatcaattcaataaaatactaaaaaaaaatcaagatgatgaggatcaaattaaaaaaaacaatatatgataGATTGAGAtgggatgatgaaattgaaaacaaataattagaaagaaaaaaaataaaaactgaaattaaaataagaattgaagttgaaataccaataataaaaaaaatctagttataatatttaatgaaagaaaaagaaaataaaaggaaaaaaaacttatcaataacaaatcaaaccattgtTGTTAACACACCACACTATAAGAAAAATGTTACGATGACGCTTTCAAAGGCATTATGTATTTTGGGATATCAAGAGATGATACATGTGCTGTTTGAAGGGCATGGGTGCCTTCCAACTGTGCAAAACACACGAGccttctaaatatattttaatgtgtgTGCATATAATTATCATTTCAAAACCCAGTACATTAAATATACTGCGATTTAAATGCCTCTAGCggatttaaaaatcatttggcTGAAAGAGACTAAGTTTAAACGCGGGGCTAAAGAGAAATTTTAGAAacatataggaaaaaaaaaattaaaggaaatagaAACTTAACagacccaaaagaaaaaaacttcaaagctcaaaaaaacgaaaagaaaaatctaagatCCAGAGATAGAAAATTATAGCACCACAAATTAGAATCTGCATTGGTGGAGTTTTTCTTCTTACTTAACTTTTCAGAATTTGAgtcgtttttattttataaaaaaaagtggaaTTTTCTCGCAAGAAGCCAAGAAGTGACACGTACAAAGATTAAATTCCTAATTGCAACGTTTCTTTAATTACTTTCTCTTCAATGCCTTCCACTGTTTCACAAACTGACAATGGAGTGTTTTGTCCCCCATCTTTCCGGGATAATCTggccttttaattaattagaattcaTAAACAAATTTGAAGCTTCTCATTTTCGGAgtacaaatcaaatcaaaccacATAATTGACAAATCCACTCTAATTTcagaaaatacataaattaatcACCCAACGAAGAAAGATTACTACCTCCACTCTACCAATCATATCCCAACATGGACAGCCAAGCAATTTGGAATCTACCCTTGAGAACAGTGTTATAACTTATAAGAACACCCACAGACATAAAATGTCCCCCGCACTAAAAAAAGAAacgagaaagaagagaaaagagagctAGCTAGCTTTCTCTGCCCCTTCGTCACCTCTTATCTATCTTCTCTCTCAAGCAGAACCCGTTGATCTTAACTGTTTTACGGAGAGAGTAAAAGAAGTCTGTCCAGTATGGGTAAAGAGAGAtcagagaaagagaaagttggaggaggaggaggggggGAGCATAACAAGAGGAATATGTTCGTCTCTTGTGTTGTAATGAACTCGTGTGCTGCAGAGCTTAAACTTGTTTTAACAGCTCTTTTAGTTCTGTGCAGTATTGCTACTCTTTTCCAGATTCTTCCTTCACGTTTCGCCATCTCTGCTTCTGATCTCCGTTTTTGCATCTCAAGAATCACCACGACCACCACCACCacgaccaccaccaccattgcCCCCCTCAACTccaccacaaccaccaccaccaccattgcCCCCCTcaactccaccaccaccaccataccTCTAACCCCATCTCCACCCTCCGCTCAAAAAGATCAAGTGGCTGACAATGGTGTTATAAAGCGAGTATTTAACCCCTATGGTTCAGCTGCATATAATTTCATCACCATGGGTGCTTACCGAGGTGGACACAACACTTTTGCTATTATAGGCCTTGCTTCTAAACCTCTCCTTCTCTACTCAACACCCACTTACCAGTGTGAATGGGTCCCTGAATCGTCCTCTGCATCTAATTCTACTTTCTCCACCGTCTCTTACAGGATCCTCCCTGACTGGGGCTATGGTCGTGTTTACACTGTTGTTGTAGTGAATTGTACCTTTTCAGAGGCAGTTAATGGTGAGAATTCAGGTGGGAAGTTGTTCTTGGAAGCCTCAACATCAGGCGGTGGTGATAAAAATCTTAACATTACTGATAGATTTGAGGTTTTAAACGAATCTCCAGGTGATTTAAACATGTCCCTTTTTAGTTCGAAGCCTAAATATGATTATTTGTACTGTGGCTCACCTTTATATGGTGGGTTAAGTCCACAAAGAGTGAGGGAATGGATTGCTTATCATGTGAGATTATTTGGAGAAAGATCTCATTTTGTGATACATGATGCTGGTGGGGTTCATGAGGAGGTTTTGGAAGTCTTGAAGCCATGGTTGGAATTGGGTTATATTACATTGCAAGATATAAAAGAACAAGAGAGGTTTGACGGGTATTACCATAATCAGTTTATGGTTGTTAATGATTGTTTGCATAGATATAAGTTTATGGCTAAGTGGATGTTCTTTTTTGATGTTGATGAGTATATTTATTTGCCACCAAAGAATACTATCAAGTCCGTGTTGGATTCCCTCTCGGGTTATACTCAGTTCACTTTTGAGCAAATGCCTATGAGTAGCAAGCTCTGCCTCTCCGCTGATTATGGTAGATATTACAGGTATATCCATGCTCACTCCCTTTCcagtttcactttttttttttttaattttttttgcacaaTTGAGTTTAGTTTTATATTAGCACGACTGATTTCAAGCAATCAGAACTACAAatcgggtctttttttttttttttttttgttccagtatttgtgtgtgtgtgtgtgtgtgaaaatagaGATCTGCAGGTTCATAGAAAGGTCCTGCTAGGCGCTAGCACAGTAGTGGTGAAGTTTTTACATGGAGAAAATTAGGTTCTAGGCCTTACAAAATTGGGGTGGATTGTTGGTTGCTTGAGGCTTTTGGGATATTAGCTCATCAGTCGGCTGCTTTTAGcttgttttgaattttctagCTTTGCTGTTtggttccttttccttttccattctGGCAATTACGCGTGTATTTATTGGGTTTTTAACTTAACCAATGATTGAGCAAAATTTTAAGAGCATTATTGGGTTTTTGAAATATAGTATTGATACTTTACCCATTTGTAATGCGGTGGTTGCCGGATTGGAACATTTTAGAACTGATTTTGAACAGATAAACAAATGATTCAGTGGTTTGCTCATGTTTGGAATTATTCTTCTGGTGTCGTAACTTTGATTTCTCTCTCGTCGTTGTATTAGGGCAGGTGGAAGTGGGATGGTTTGAATTTTGTTCCAACAATATTATCTTAGTAATTACTATACTTTGGGCCTTGTCATCTCTGTTTTTTATCAATCTTGTGTTTGTTCAAGTGTCATTGTATTtccaagaataataaaaaactgaGGCTCGATTGCTGATGTTCACTTCTTAGAATTTCGCTGTTACTGGTTGTAAAATGACTGCAATTTGATTGAGTTGCATCTTGTTCCCTTGATAACATGTCTTGTGATTTTGCTTGGATTCACAGAAAGTGGGGGATCGAGAAGCTTGTTTACAGAGACGTGAAGAGGGGCACAAGGAGAGACAGAAAGTACGCAAT
This region of Populus alba chromosome 3, ASM523922v2, whole genome shotgun sequence genomic DNA includes:
- the LOC118054361 gene encoding galactan beta-1,4-galactosyltransferase GALS3, giving the protein MGKERSEKEKVGGGGGGEHNKRNMFVSCVVMNSCAAELKLVLTALLVLCSIATLFQILPSRFAISASDLRFCISRITTTTTTTTTTTIAPLNSTTTTTTTIAPLNSTTTTIPLTPSPPSAQKDQVADNGVIKRVFNPYGSAAYNFITMGAYRGGHNTFAIIGLASKPLLLYSTPTYQCEWVPESSSASNSTFSTVSYRILPDWGYGRVYTVVVVNCTFSEAVNGENSGGKLFLEASTSGGGDKNLNITDRFEVLNESPGDLNMSLFSSKPKYDYLYCGSPLYGGLSPQRVREWIAYHVRLFGERSHFVIHDAGGVHEEVLEVLKPWLELGYITLQDIKEQERFDGYYHNQFMVVNDCLHRYKFMAKWMFFFDVDEYIYLPPKNTIKSVLDSLSGYTQFTFEQMPMSSKLCLSADYGRYYRKWGIEKLVYRDVKRGTRRDRKYAIQPRNVFATGVHMSQNFAGKTTYKTEGKIKYFHYHGTIAQRREPCRNLLNVTEINFEKVPYVLDTTMRDLAWSVKKFELKMIGPKLQNTRQ